In Treponema primitia ZAS-2, a genomic segment contains:
- a CDS encoding helix-turn-helix transcriptional regulator, whose amino-acid sequence MPRKKLPKTALPRIYFIDKEIASLKYPNGPALARQYETSLSSINRDIAYMRDMFHAPIEYDFFKKGFYYTDPTFRLTVGVGPAGFARADDILALGMAKELLELYEGTPIHEAALNLLESISAPFKSMDSEWFKERIVIPQAAAAPMNKAVWNDLVAAMRENAVVTFQYRRGNSPLEKDGTVAPATGKVSRELRRVRPYQLLFDRTSWFLYAYDEDKSAMRMFSLSRVQDINRTGAFFKIPEKFDYRTQEGMSYLGIFSGSKTHRVTIEIDGDAEWIREREWAPDQRIKEKAEGIELTFTTNQLQKTLEWILAQGPRARPIAPRELVEQWKQTVRAMAKRAEE is encoded by the coding sequence ATGCCAAGAAAAAAGCTGCCAAAAACCGCGTTGCCGCGCATTTATTTCATTGACAAAGAAATAGCGTCCCTTAAGTATCCAAATGGGCCGGCCCTGGCGCGGCAATACGAGACGAGCCTTTCCAGCATCAACCGGGATATTGCCTATATGCGGGACATGTTCCATGCGCCGATTGAGTACGATTTTTTCAAGAAGGGTTTTTACTATACCGATCCGACATTCCGGCTGACCGTGGGCGTAGGCCCGGCGGGGTTTGCCAGGGCGGATGACATTCTGGCTCTGGGCATGGCCAAGGAGCTTCTTGAGCTCTACGAGGGCACACCGATTCATGAGGCGGCACTGAATTTGCTTGAAAGTATTTCTGCCCCTTTTAAAAGTATGGACAGCGAATGGTTCAAGGAACGCATCGTGATCCCCCAGGCCGCAGCCGCGCCGATGAACAAAGCGGTGTGGAATGATCTGGTTGCAGCGATGCGGGAAAACGCTGTGGTCACCTTTCAATACCGGAGGGGTAATTCGCCACTGGAGAAGGACGGCACTGTGGCGCCGGCTACCGGCAAAGTTTCCAGGGAACTGCGGCGTGTCCGGCCTTACCAGCTTCTTTTCGACAGAACATCATGGTTTCTGTACGCCTATGATGAGGATAAAAGCGCCATGCGTATGTTCTCCCTGTCCAGGGTACAGGACATAAACCGGACCGGCGCTTTTTTTAAAATTCCCGAAAAGTTTGACTACCGCACCCAGGAAGGCATGAGTTACTTAGGCATTTTTTCGGGAAGCAAAACCCACAGGGTTACCATTGAAATCGACGGAGACGCCGAATGGATCAGGGAGCGCGAATGGGCGCCGGATCAGCGTATCAAGGAAAAAGCGGAGGGGATCGAACTCACCTTCACCACCAACCAGCTGCAAAAAACATTGGAATGGATCCTGGCACAGGGGCCCCGCGCCCGGCCAATTGCCCCCAGGGAGCTGGTGGAACAGTGGAAACAAACGGTACGCGCCATGGCGAAACGGGCGGAAGAATAG
- a CDS encoding ribonuclease H-like domain-containing protein, with product MAPNLKNRLRLIRESRPVKPGAAGGKEAVAAATAGPSAASGDPAATLGALAQPDSPALPGWTSAGYQTLMRTVTQDLPALPSDLPRALGILAPDLLRYAALTGGAAGIDMPAPENLLFFDLETTGLSGGAGTVAFLAAFGRFVKTGAVYSLVTTQYLLLDYPGEPEFLEAVLGEIGANQAHTTHDGRTNNETGFNKKTGKPPLVVSYNGKSFDSQILRNRCLMNGLIPLELHQADLLHPARRLWKRLLPSCSQGEIESSVLGLDRSGDIPGALAPDIWFSFLKNGETGDLLGICDHNLRDIRGLASLFIALTRLATDPRGETLRHDSENLALWWRRMVRLHGEAAFGEGAAETGEALLARAAEAGHPRAAHAYYRKLAIDAEWKRKDYDAALGYVDTFLALEEIQDSIRGEMNCRRERLLEKLKKYGGSHEYTDSDH from the coding sequence GTGGCTCCTAATCTGAAAAACCGGCTCCGGCTTATCCGGGAAAGCCGCCCTGTAAAGCCCGGTGCTGCTGGTGGCAAGGAAGCAGTTGCCGCCGCCACAGCAGGCCCCAGTGCGGCTTCCGGGGACCCAGCCGCTACGCTGGGCGCCCTTGCCCAGCCGGACTCCCCTGCCCTACCCGGCTGGACAAGCGCCGGCTATCAAACCCTCATGCGAACAGTCACCCAGGACCTGCCGGCCTTGCCTTCTGATCTGCCCCGGGCCCTGGGAATCCTGGCGCCGGACCTGCTCAGATACGCCGCCCTTACCGGAGGCGCCGCCGGAATAGACATGCCCGCCCCCGAGAACCTCCTTTTCTTCGACCTGGAAACCACGGGCCTCTCCGGGGGTGCCGGTACGGTGGCTTTTCTTGCGGCATTCGGGCGCTTCGTTAAAACCGGCGCCGTTTACAGCCTGGTAACAACCCAGTACCTGCTCCTGGACTACCCCGGGGAGCCGGAGTTCCTGGAAGCGGTTTTGGGAGAAATAGGGGCCAACCAGGCTCATACCACCCATGACGGCCGCACCAATAATGAAACCGGTTTCAATAAAAAAACCGGAAAGCCGCCCCTGGTGGTCAGCTATAACGGCAAAAGTTTTGACTCCCAGATTTTACGGAACCGCTGCCTCATGAACGGCCTGATACCCCTGGAACTCCACCAGGCCGACTTGCTTCACCCGGCCCGGCGGCTCTGGAAACGGCTGCTCCCCTCCTGCTCCCAGGGTGAAATCGAAAGTTCCGTCCTGGGCCTGGACCGGAGCGGGGACATTCCCGGGGCCCTGGCGCCGGATATCTGGTTTTCTTTTTTAAAAAACGGGGAAACCGGGGATCTTTTGGGCATCTGCGACCACAATCTCCGAGATATACGGGGACTGGCTTCCCTTTTCATCGCCCTGACCCGCTTAGCCACTGATCCCCGGGGCGAAACCCTTCGCCACGACAGCGAGAACCTGGCCCTGTGGTGGCGGCGTATGGTCCGGCTTCACGGGGAGGCGGCTTTTGGGGAAGGGGCCGCAGAGACCGGGGAAGCCCTCTTAGCCCGGGCGGCGGAAGCGGGCCATCCCCGGGCGGCCCATGCCTATTACCGGAAACTGGCCATTGACGCTGAGTGGAAACGGAAGGATTACGACGCGGCATTGGGGTATGTTGACACGTTCTTGGCGTTAGAAGAAATACAGGATAGTATAAGGGGCGAAATGAACTGCCGCCGGGAACGGCTGCTGGAAAAGCTGAAAAAATACGGAGGATCCCATGAATATACGGATTCTGACCATTGA
- a CDS encoding DEAD/DEAH box helicase: MENSAEKLEKILKDPGFAPYIAEERLLPATEGAFVPFPPDLDNRIVERLRARGIVEIYTHQGAVWEAVQQGRNAVVVTPTASGKTLCYNLPTLQALLRDDKARALYLFPTKALSQDQQSELNELIGSPTKDGPGAPDEGPPGGPIPIKVSTYDGDTPESLRVAARDTGRIIISNPDMLHAGILPNHPRWIKFFSNLKYVVIDEAHAYRGVLGSHVADVLRRLRRIAAFYGSKPRFILCSATIANPRELAEALIGDEVTLIDNNGAPRGEKRIILYNPPLVDAVQGIRRSVVTESRRWMLAFLKEGIKTILFAHSRIKTEVAASYVNEDLANFFTDNSRIRVEAYRGGLLPNERREIEKGLREGSIQGVVSTNALELGIDIGGLDASVVAGFPGSFNSFWQQSGRAGRRGGTSVSVFVASASPLDQFIMNDPEWFFRKSAEEARIDPDNPYILTDHVKCAAFELPFRDEAIAQGEEPFGKDVGEVLAFLEEEGVVRHTGGAVSAEGAASAESAVSAESAAAADADRERRQGRWHWADRSFPAEGVSLRSALADNVVILDVTQGRNQVIGEMDRPSAKEMLFKNAVYIHRGRQYLVESLDIENRKALVREADVNYFTDGLVKTDIKVLTEDEEVTVTISGKSAARGILCDILVRSQVARFKKIRFHTHENIGYGEIDLPEEEMQTRSLALLFGKDTGAGEVLAGFAEEEVGSILSGAGTLIKHIAPIFILCDSRDIGVAERVRDPHFGIPALFIYDKYPGGTGLAEALSRRAGDLFQSAAETLSRCPCKTGCPACVGPGGNKEGTKVFLDALIQEKRGS; this comes from the coding sequence ATGGAAAATTCTGCTGAAAAACTGGAAAAAATCCTTAAAGACCCGGGCTTTGCCCCCTACATTGCGGAAGAGCGGCTTTTGCCCGCCACTGAAGGCGCCTTTGTCCCCTTCCCCCCTGATCTGGACAACCGTATCGTGGAGCGGCTGCGGGCCCGGGGCATCGTGGAAATCTACACCCACCAAGGGGCGGTCTGGGAGGCGGTTCAGCAGGGCCGCAATGCGGTAGTGGTGACCCCCACGGCATCGGGGAAAACCCTCTGCTACAACCTGCCCACCCTCCAGGCCCTGCTCCGGGACGATAAGGCCCGGGCCCTGTACCTCTTCCCCACCAAGGCCCTTTCCCAGGATCAGCAGTCGGAACTCAACGAACTTATTGGCTCACCAACCAAGGATGGTCCCGGTGCGCCGGATGAGGGGCCGCCAGGGGGGCCTATCCCCATAAAAGTTTCCACTTATGACGGGGACACCCCGGAATCGCTGCGGGTGGCGGCCAGGGACACCGGGCGCATCATCATTTCCAACCCGGATATGCTCCACGCAGGGATTTTGCCCAACCACCCCCGGTGGATCAAGTTTTTTTCCAACCTCAAATACGTGGTAATTGACGAGGCCCACGCCTACCGGGGCGTCCTGGGGAGCCATGTGGCGGATGTGCTGCGCCGGCTCAGGCGTATTGCCGCGTTTTACGGCTCAAAGCCCCGGTTCATCCTCTGTTCTGCCACTATTGCCAACCCCCGGGAGCTGGCGGAAGCCCTGATTGGCGACGAGGTCACCCTAATCGACAATAACGGGGCGCCCAGGGGCGAAAAGCGGATCATCCTCTACAACCCGCCCCTGGTTGATGCGGTCCAGGGCATACGGCGCAGCGTGGTGACCGAAAGCCGGCGCTGGATGCTTGCCTTCCTCAAGGAGGGCATCAAGACCATACTCTTTGCCCATTCCCGGATAAAAACTGAGGTGGCCGCCTCCTACGTGAACGAGGACCTGGCGAATTTTTTTACCGACAACAGCCGTATCCGGGTGGAAGCCTATCGGGGGGGCCTGCTCCCCAACGAGCGCCGGGAAATTGAAAAGGGCTTACGGGAGGGCAGCATACAGGGGGTGGTGTCCACCAATGCCCTGGAACTGGGGATCGACATTGGCGGCCTGGACGCTTCGGTAGTAGCGGGGTTCCCCGGCTCCTTCAACAGTTTCTGGCAGCAGTCCGGTCGGGCAGGCCGGCGCGGCGGGACCTCGGTATCGGTCTTTGTGGCCTCCGCCTCTCCCCTGGACCAGTTCATCATGAACGACCCGGAATGGTTTTTCAGGAAAAGCGCCGAAGAGGCCCGCATAGACCCGGACAATCCCTACATACTCACGGACCACGTTAAATGCGCCGCCTTTGAGCTCCCCTTCCGGGATGAGGCCATAGCGCAGGGCGAGGAACCCTTTGGAAAAGATGTAGGGGAGGTGCTCGCCTTTCTGGAAGAAGAAGGGGTGGTCCGCCATACCGGGGGCGCGGTTTCCGCTGAAGGAGCGGCTTCCGCTGAGAGCGCAGTTTCTGCCGAGAGCGCGGCCGCCGCTGACGCCGACCGGGAGCGCCGCCAGGGACGCTGGCATTGGGCGGACCGCTCTTTCCCCGCCGAGGGAGTAAGCCTCCGCTCAGCCCTGGCGGACAATGTGGTAATCCTGGATGTGACCCAGGGGCGGAACCAGGTGATAGGCGAGATGGACCGGCCCAGTGCCAAGGAGATGCTCTTCAAAAACGCGGTGTACATACACCGGGGCCGACAGTACCTGGTGGAATCCCTGGACATAGAAAACCGCAAGGCCCTGGTCCGGGAAGCGGATGTAAACTACTTTACCGACGGCCTGGTAAAAACAGACATCAAGGTCCTCACGGAGGACGAAGAGGTGACAGTCACCATTTCCGGCAAAAGCGCTGCCCGGGGCATTTTATGCGATATCCTGGTCCGCTCCCAGGTAGCGCGGTTCAAGAAGATACGCTTCCACACTCATGAAAATATCGGTTACGGGGAAATTGATCTGCCCGAAGAAGAAATGCAGACCCGGTCCCTGGCCCTGCTTTTTGGGAAAGACACCGGCGCCGGAGAAGTCCTGGCAGGTTTCGCCGAGGAGGAAGTGGGATCGATACTCTCCGGCGCGGGAACCCTGATCAAGCATATAGCCCCGATCTTCATCCTCTGCGACAGCCGGGACATCGGGGTGGCTGAACGGGTCCGGGACCCCCACTTCGGCATACCCGCCCTGTTTATCTACGACAAGTACCCCGGGGGCACCGGTCTGGCAGAAGCCCTGTCCCGACGCGCCGGGGACCTATTCCAATCCGCAGCGGAAACCCTGTCCCGCTGCCCCTGCAAAACCGGCTGCCCCGCCTGTGTAGGCCCCGGCGGTAACAAAGAGGGGACCAAGGTGTTCCTGGACGCCCTCATTCAGGAAAAACGTGGCTCCTAA
- the ruvA gene encoding Holliday junction branch migration protein RuvA: MFNSIRGTITEKFEDTLHILTGGVEWEIILPKSDAANLPAPGEEGRVFTWLYHREDQMRLFGFADEVRRETFLELNKVDGIGPRQAIKIMGGIGQEELQRALDTEDVGRLEAVPGLGKKTAQKMILTLKGKLASGSGRPNIASPHSELVTALTEMGYDQRSAAEALEKAEARLPEGLSGGEQEKFLFKQAILYLSGV; encoded by the coding sequence ATGTTTAACAGTATCCGTGGAACCATTACGGAAAAATTTGAGGATACCCTGCACATCCTCACCGGGGGTGTTGAATGGGAAATCATTTTGCCCAAAAGCGACGCAGCGAATCTTCCTGCTCCCGGCGAAGAAGGCCGGGTCTTTACCTGGCTCTACCACCGGGAGGACCAGATGCGGCTCTTCGGCTTTGCCGACGAGGTCAGGCGGGAGACCTTCCTGGAACTCAACAAAGTTGACGGCATAGGCCCCCGGCAGGCGATCAAAATCATGGGGGGCATAGGCCAGGAGGAACTGCAACGCGCCCTGGACACTGAAGATGTGGGCCGCCTGGAAGCGGTACCCGGGCTGGGGAAAAAAACTGCACAAAAAATGATCCTCACCCTCAAGGGCAAACTTGCAAGCGGGAGCGGGCGCCCCAATATCGCCTCCCCCCACTCTGAATTAGTAACCGCCCTCACGGAAATGGGCTACGACCAGCGCTCGGCCGCAGAAGCCCTGGAAAAAGCAGAGGCCCGGCTGCCTGAGGGGCTGAGCGGCGGGGAGCAGGAAAAGTTTCTGTTCAAACAGGCTATACTGTATTTAAGCGGAGTCTAA
- a CDS encoding GNAT family N-acetyltransferase → MNIRILTIEDYDAAYSLWKSSQGIGLRTLDDSETGIRKFLERNPHTCFAAEENGELVGTILGGNDGRRGYIYHVAVKASFRDQGIGKSLLEATEKALIQEGINKSALISMKTNVGGNRFLKACGYPIREDIVYRNKDLNSENT, encoded by the coding sequence ATGAATATACGGATTCTGACCATTGAAGATTATGACGCTGCCTACTCCCTGTGGAAGTCTTCCCAGGGCATAGGTTTGCGGACCCTGGATGATTCCGAAACCGGGATCAGAAAATTTCTGGAACGGAACCCCCACACTTGTTTTGCGGCGGAGGAAAATGGGGAACTAGTGGGAACCATACTGGGGGGCAATGACGGACGCCGGGGCTATATATACCATGTGGCGGTAAAGGCGAGTTTCCGTGACCAGGGCATTGGGAAGTCCCTGCTGGAGGCAACAGAAAAAGCCCTCATCCAGGAGGGGATCAACAAATCTGCTCTGATATCCATGAAAACCAATGTGGGGGGAAACCGTTTCCTCAAGGCCTGCGGCTACCCCATCCGGGAAGACATAGTCTACCGGAACAAAGACCTCAACAGCGAAAATACCTGA
- a CDS encoding sigma-70 family RNA polymerase sigma factor: protein MKLRAVNQNKTSKTISGVSFEEDSLGIYFKGMGSEKLLTAEQELELAKEVAEGNKTAKDKMIRANLRLVVFMAKKYRNCGLSLSELVQEGNIGLMRAVEKFDYRKGFRFSAYAGWWIYQGFTKAIAEKTRTIRLPSHVITRINKMKKGSSQLQEFLGRNPEDEEIAEHLGWTSKQLRVVKGFSRDAVSFDTPIGDEEGAGSLIDFIEDEKVSDPADTAIRTFLKEDLYTALSTLPAREQRVLELRFGLNDGCPLSLKEVGKREGLSRERIRQIEGMGLRHLRQPHRSRKLKAYIL from the coding sequence ATGAAACTAAGGGCCGTAAATCAAAACAAAACGAGTAAGACAATCTCCGGTGTATCCTTTGAGGAGGATTCCCTGGGGATCTACTTCAAAGGTATGGGGAGCGAAAAGCTCCTGACGGCGGAACAGGAACTTGAGCTTGCCAAAGAGGTAGCGGAGGGCAATAAAACCGCCAAAGATAAAATGATCAGGGCAAACCTGCGCCTGGTTGTTTTCATGGCAAAAAAATACCGGAATTGCGGCCTTTCCCTTTCTGAGCTGGTTCAGGAAGGAAACATTGGCCTCATGAGGGCTGTCGAAAAATTTGATTACCGGAAAGGATTCAGATTCTCCGCCTACGCCGGCTGGTGGATATACCAGGGTTTTACCAAAGCGATAGCGGAGAAGACAAGAACAATTCGCCTGCCCTCCCATGTTATCACCCGGATCAATAAAATGAAGAAGGGGTCATCCCAACTTCAGGAATTTCTTGGGCGAAATCCCGAAGATGAGGAAATTGCCGAACACCTGGGATGGACAAGTAAACAGCTCAGGGTGGTAAAGGGTTTTTCCCGGGACGCTGTCTCCTTTGATACGCCGATTGGAGATGAAGAAGGGGCCGGGTCCCTGATCGATTTTATTGAAGATGAAAAGGTCTCTGATCCGGCGGATACGGCTATACGTACCTTCCTTAAGGAAGATCTGTACACTGCGCTCTCCACACTCCCTGCCCGTGAGCAGCGGGTATTGGAACTGCGTTTTGGGCTGAATGATGGCTGTCCCCTGAGCCTGAAAGAAGTTGGGAAGCGTGAAGGTCTTTCCCGGGAACGGATACGCCAGATTGAAGGCATGGGACTGCGGCATCTTCGCCAGCCCCATCGAAGCCGGAAATTGAAAGCATACATCCTGTAA
- a CDS encoding metallophosphoesterase family protein encodes MNRIFITGDGHGEIDFTKFDTLQKTLEKDKKPLDSSDIVIGCGDAGIVWYGGKNRDEEKLLKRYAQKKATFLWVLGNHENYGRIYTDEFPVISLPLVNGEVRQVSDNVFFLLNSHTYTIAGKRFLVFGGGLSVDKAYRIPGRSWWPQEIPTDEEFHQLLEIAGHERFDYILTHAAPQSFVKKLFDKGNKINDPVSKMLEEILTVINYNAWICGHYHEDKVSPNLKLACLYNRIITLESVHQEISEGGILLENVD; translated from the coding sequence TTGAACAGGATTTTTATAACCGGCGATGGGCACGGAGAAATAGATTTTACCAAATTTGATACCCTCCAAAAAACACTTGAAAAGGACAAAAAACCCCTTGATTCATCTGATATAGTAATTGGCTGCGGAGACGCAGGTATTGTCTGGTATGGCGGAAAAAACAGAGATGAGGAAAAACTTTTAAAGCGGTATGCCCAAAAAAAGGCAACTTTTCTCTGGGTACTAGGCAACCATGAAAATTATGGCAGGATTTATACCGATGAATTTCCTGTCATAAGCCTTCCCCTGGTAAACGGGGAAGTACGGCAGGTGAGCGATAATGTATTCTTCCTATTGAACAGCCATACATACACCATTGCCGGAAAAAGATTTCTTGTGTTTGGCGGCGGTTTAAGCGTTGATAAAGCATACCGAATACCCGGCAGAAGCTGGTGGCCCCAGGAAATACCAACCGATGAAGAATTTCATCAACTCCTTGAAATAGCAGGACATGAACGGTTTGACTATATTTTAACACATGCCGCGCCTCAAAGCTTTGTAAAAAAACTTTTTGATAAAGGGAATAAGATAAACGATCCTGTATCAAAGATGTTAGAAGAAATACTTACGGTGATAAATTATAACGCGTGGATTTGTGGACATTATCACGAAGACAAGGTTTCGCCAAATTTAAAACTTGCGTGCCTGTATAACAGAATCATTACACTAGAATCGGTTCATCAGGAAATTTCAGAAGGCGGAATACTTCTGGAAAATGTGGATTAA
- a CDS encoding peptidyl-tRNA hydrolase: MKYLVFIQKTPNKISEHILNGSLKEFLKELNDESDKNILNPIYSYETAWATDADEPDWYNENYDKIVFKMDLYKVIRELIRIADNNDLPHIEIDNCNSCFNKDSEIALLIGPFKDDQIITIVSEKEFFDRIFKNEVK, from the coding sequence ATGAAATATCTTGTTTTTATTCAAAAAACTCCCAATAAGATTTCAGAACATATTTTAAATGGATCCCTTAAAGAATTTTTGAAAGAACTTAATGATGAATCCGATAAAAATATTTTAAACCCAATATATTCTTATGAAACAGCTTGGGCAACGGATGCAGATGAACCGGATTGGTACAATGAAAATTATGATAAAATTGTATTTAAGATGGATCTTTATAAAGTTATAAGAGAGTTGATTAGAATTGCAGATAATAATGATCTCCCACATATAGAAATTGATAATTGTAATAGTTGTTTTAATAAGGATTCCGAAATTGCTCTTCTGATAGGGCCGTTTAAAGATGATCAAATTATTACTATTGTGTCTGAAAAAGAATTTTTTGATCGAATATTTAAAAATGAGGTAAAATAA
- a CDS encoding ATP-binding protein, which produces MEDQKYRKSPRLLNEFEQIVAAVDKHKGINGPFFKEVWPALRDTGKFFDISAQESALFALILASSGEEPVSAGVIAKRINCNYIQFLKYMESFENLEKKGLIRPYSGNDTFESPSRNFNPIYVIPMDVITAVREGRKYRYEDCESPVTAKDRALKALKERETCNARQPVNSPGTASRSSTPDLLNNLDQIKQLVEKHGLGPEFFNSAKEDLDAVCGVLKVTPVQAALFALLLEKSGAPEACLSGIAQALHCGKIQALRYSGDLEALELKHLIVAFDTEDDNIFSSRPSFLKKRQSQDSCTYIVPRDVFLALEAGREYHYAIYRGLSPEEFFTAADRILSAFSKRELSSKQFLSEIKYLFSGNPDIMFVQKIKSCNFSFTLDMALLYFCASLVEDNNETLRFSHIRFLFGRRNSQEAKRSFMNGKNDLFTSELIEHVCDNGLADTDEYRLTNKARDSFLEDLDLKENKNIKGNNIIHSGSIAEKQLYYPPKVSVQIDELGRLLQEEHFSAIVKRLRESNMKTGFACLFSGSPGTGKTETAYQIARATGRDIFFVDISETKSMWFGESEKKIKSLFTRYNGMVKQAKLAPILLFNEADAILGKRQEIGAERRGPAQTENTIQNILLQEIENLDGGILIATTNMADNFDAAFERRFLYKIKFEKPDLEAKTAIWKNILSQQEDNEMDLSVLAGRFDFSGGQIENVARKATVASLIRGKALSSADITALCEEEQPGRETHHIGFV; this is translated from the coding sequence ATGGAAGACCAGAAATACCGGAAAAGCCCCCGGCTTTTGAACGAATTTGAACAAATCGTAGCCGCTGTAGATAAACACAAGGGCATCAACGGCCCTTTCTTTAAAGAGGTGTGGCCCGCCCTGAGGGACACCGGGAAATTTTTCGATATCAGCGCCCAGGAATCGGCGCTCTTTGCCCTGATACTTGCATCCTCAGGGGAAGAACCGGTTTCCGCAGGGGTAATTGCCAAAAGGATCAACTGCAATTATATCCAGTTTCTCAAATACATGGAGTCCTTTGAGAATCTGGAGAAAAAAGGGCTCATCCGCCCCTACTCGGGCAACGACACTTTTGAAAGCCCTTCCCGGAATTTCAATCCGATCTACGTGATCCCCATGGATGTGATCACCGCTGTCCGGGAAGGCCGGAAATACAGGTATGAAGACTGCGAGTCGCCTGTGACCGCCAAGGACCGGGCGCTCAAAGCGCTCAAAGAGCGCGAAACTTGTAACGCAAGGCAGCCGGTAAACTCCCCCGGAACCGCAAGCCGAAGTTCCACTCCGGATCTGCTGAACAATCTGGATCAGATTAAGCAGCTCGTGGAAAAACACGGGCTGGGTCCCGAGTTTTTTAACAGTGCGAAGGAAGATCTGGACGCTGTCTGTGGGGTGCTAAAAGTTACCCCGGTCCAGGCAGCGTTGTTTGCCCTGCTGCTGGAAAAGTCGGGCGCCCCCGAGGCGTGCCTTTCGGGCATTGCCCAGGCCCTGCACTGCGGCAAGATACAGGCCCTGCGATACTCCGGCGACCTTGAAGCCCTGGAGCTTAAGCATTTAATCGTCGCCTTTGATACTGAGGATGATAATATTTTTAGTTCCCGGCCCTCGTTCCTCAAAAAGCGCCAGAGCCAGGACTCGTGTACCTATATTGTTCCCCGGGATGTTTTCCTGGCCCTTGAAGCCGGACGGGAATACCATTACGCTATTTACCGCGGACTCTCTCCGGAAGAATTTTTTACCGCGGCGGACCGTATTTTATCAGCTTTTAGCAAAAGAGAATTAAGCTCCAAGCAGTTTCTTTCCGAAATAAAATACCTCTTTAGCGGTAACCCGGATATAATGTTTGTACAAAAAATAAAATCCTGCAATTTCAGCTTCACCCTCGATATGGCGCTCCTCTATTTCTGCGCATCTCTTGTGGAAGACAATAACGAAACGCTGCGGTTTTCCCATATCCGCTTTCTTTTTGGCAGAAGAAACAGCCAGGAGGCGAAGCGCTCTTTTATGAATGGCAAAAACGATCTTTTCACATCAGAGCTCATTGAGCATGTCTGTGACAATGGCCTGGCCGACACCGATGAATACCGCCTTACCAACAAAGCCCGGGACAGCTTTTTGGAGGATCTTGATCTGAAGGAAAATAAAAACATCAAGGGGAACAATATCATCCATTCCGGCAGCATTGCGGAAAAGCAGCTCTACTATCCGCCAAAGGTATCTGTTCAGATTGATGAACTGGGCCGTCTTTTACAGGAAGAGCATTTTTCCGCTATTGTGAAGCGTCTCAGGGAAAGCAACATGAAAACAGGCTTTGCCTGCCTTTTTTCAGGCTCCCCGGGAACCGGCAAGACCGAAACTGCATACCAGATCGCCCGGGCCACGGGCCGGGACATTTTCTTTGTAGACATCAGCGAGACCAAAAGTATGTGGTTTGGGGAAAGCGAAAAAAAGATAAAGTCCCTGTTTACCCGTTACAACGGTATGGTCAAACAGGCTAAGCTGGCGCCGATACTGCTCTTTAACGAAGCAGACGCGATCCTGGGAAAACGCCAGGAAATCGGCGCCGAACGGCGCGGTCCCGCCCAGACTGAAAACACCATACAGAACATCCTGCTGCAGGAGATCGAAAATCTGGATGGGGGCATTCTCATCGCCACCACCAATATGGCGGATAACTTTGACGCAGCCTTTGAACGGCGCTTCCTGTATAAAATCAAATTCGAGAAGCCGGATCTGGAGGCAAAAACCGCCATCTGGAAAAACATACTGTCTCAGCAGGAAGACAATGAGATGGATCTGAGCGTCCTTGCGGGTCGCTTTGATTTTTCCGGCGGCCAGATAGAGAATGTGGCCCGCAAGGCCACCGTAGCGAGCCTTATCAGGGGGAAAGCTCTTTCTTCCGCGGACATTACCGCCCTCTGCGAGGAAGAACAGCCCGGCAGGGAGACACATCACATAGGATTTGTATAA